A genome region from Arthrobacter agilis includes the following:
- the kynA gene encoding tryptophan 2,3-dioxygenase — translation MSGERNTRSLEQGIERDFSDKMSYGSYLELDRLLDAQHPVSSPEHHDEMLFIIQHQTSELWLKLVLHELRAVRVHLRADDLRAAMKGIARIKHIQRSLTEQWSVLATLTPSEYAEFRGDLGSSSGFQSYQYRAVEFLLGNKNAAMIPVFDADPAARALLTELLAQSSVYDEFIALLARRGYAVPEDLLGRDVSTAHEFSPALVAVYKQVYEDAAGHWDIYEACEELVDLEDNFQLWRFRHLKTVARTIGFKTGTGGSSGVGFLQRALDLTFFPELFAVRTEIGR, via the coding sequence ATGAGCGGAGAGCGGAACACCCGCAGCCTGGAGCAGGGGATCGAGCGGGACTTCTCGGACAAGATGAGCTACGGCTCGTACCTGGAACTTGACCGGCTGCTGGACGCCCAGCACCCCGTGAGCTCCCCGGAGCACCACGACGAGATGCTCTTCATCATCCAGCACCAGACCTCGGAGCTGTGGCTGAAGCTCGTGCTGCACGAGCTGCGGGCCGTCCGCGTCCACCTGCGGGCGGACGACCTGCGGGCCGCGATGAAGGGCATCGCCCGGATCAAGCACATCCAGCGCTCGCTGACGGAGCAGTGGTCCGTGCTGGCGACCCTCACCCCGTCGGAGTACGCCGAGTTCCGCGGCGACCTGGGCTCGTCCAGCGGTTTCCAGTCCTACCAGTACCGGGCCGTGGAGTTCCTGCTCGGCAACAAGAACGCGGCCATGATCCCGGTGTTCGACGCCGACCCGGCCGCCCGGGCACTGCTCACCGAGCTGCTGGCGCAGAGCAGCGTGTACGACGAGTTCATCGCCCTGCTGGCGCGGCGGGGCTACGCGGTCCCGGAGGACCTGCTCGGGCGCGACGTCAGCACGGCCCACGAGTTCTCGCCCGCGCTGGTCGCGGTCTACAAGCAGGTGTACGAGGACGCCGCGGGGCACTGGGACATCTACGAGGCGTGCGAGGAGCTCGTGGACCTCGAGGACAACTTCCAGCTCTGGCGGTTCCGGCACCTCAAGACGGTGGCGCGGACCATCGGGTTCAAGACGGGCACGGGCGGCTCGTCCGGCGTGGGCTTCCTGCAGCGCGCCCTGGACCTCACGTTCTTCCCCGAGCTGTTCGCCGTGCGCACCGAGATCGGGCGCTGA
- a CDS encoding Na+/H+ antiporter subunit E: protein MTRRHIPLVTELPLVIWLVLVWGALWQDFGVGNLVFGAVIAYIVVNFFYLPPVELTGRFNVLWLVPFVGRFLFKLVTASVQVFWLAVTRGPRLRNAVVAVALRSHSDFLVTATGHAISLIPGSLVLEVDRSTSTLYLHCLNVESVEDAEAVRREVQATEAWLIRIMGSARDLSALRAEEARG from the coding sequence ATGACCCGCCGGCACATCCCCCTCGTCACCGAGCTCCCGCTCGTCATCTGGCTCGTGCTCGTGTGGGGTGCCCTGTGGCAGGACTTCGGCGTGGGCAACCTGGTGTTCGGCGCCGTCATCGCCTACATCGTCGTGAACTTCTTCTACCTGCCGCCCGTCGAACTGACGGGCCGGTTCAACGTGCTCTGGCTGGTGCCGTTCGTCGGACGGTTCCTCTTCAAGCTCGTGACGGCGAGCGTCCAGGTGTTCTGGCTCGCCGTCACCCGGGGGCCGAGGCTCCGGAACGCCGTCGTCGCCGTCGCCCTGCGCAGCCACTCCGACTTCCTGGTCACCGCCACCGGGCACGCCATCTCGCTCATCCCGGGGTCGCTGGTCCTCGAGGTGGACCGGTCGACGTCGACGCTGTACCTCCACTGCCTGAACGTGGAGTCGGTGGAGGATGCCGAAGCCGTCCGCCGGGAGGTCCAGGCCACGGAGGCCTGGCTCATCCGCATTATGGGAAGTGCCCGGGACCTCTCCGCGCTGCGGGCCGAGGAGGCACGAGGATGA
- a CDS encoding Na+/H+ antiporter subunit D, with protein sequence MIAADLAPLAVVLPFLGAAVTFLLIRHSRAQRAVSISTLSITLLIEVVMLLAAPSAGTHAVRLGGWEPPFGIVLVVDQFSALMLVVSSAVSLAVLIYAAGQGMADGDEDGPVSIFHPTYLILVAGVSNAFLTGDLFNLYVGFEILLTASYVLMTLGGTAPRIRAGVTYVVVSVVSSMLFLIAIAMIYGATGTVTLADLAVKLESVDPATQMVLHLMLLVAFGIKAAVFPLSFWLPDSYPTAPAPVTAVFAGLLTKVGVYAMVRVETLLFPGDRINTLLMVVALLTMIVGILGALAQSDIKRLLSFTLVSHIGYMVFGLAISSRIGLGAAVYYVAHHITVQTSLFLVTGLIERRGGTANVDRLGGLAKLSPLLGILFFLPAMNLAGIPPFSGFLGKLGLIQAGVELGTPLAYVLVAGGVLTSLLTLLVMARVWNRAFWRSPADAEDPDPILLASKADGSSVGTSRHVTGEDTGRFAGKDPVTLLPGTMTGPTIGLVALGLALTVLAGPLFTLSDNAAQEMLDRTPYIEAVLGAGADE encoded by the coding sequence ATGATCGCCGCCGACCTCGCCCCGCTCGCCGTGGTCCTGCCGTTCCTCGGTGCGGCCGTGACCTTCCTCCTCATCCGCCACTCGCGGGCACAGCGCGCCGTCAGCATCTCGACGCTCAGCATCACCCTGCTCATCGAGGTCGTCATGCTCCTGGCGGCGCCGTCCGCCGGGACGCACGCGGTGCGGCTCGGCGGCTGGGAACCGCCGTTCGGGATCGTGCTCGTGGTGGACCAGTTCTCGGCGCTCATGCTCGTGGTCTCCTCCGCCGTCAGCCTCGCGGTGCTGATCTACGCCGCGGGCCAGGGCATGGCCGACGGCGACGAGGACGGCCCGGTGTCGATCTTCCATCCCACCTACCTGATCCTCGTCGCCGGCGTGTCCAACGCCTTCCTCACGGGTGACCTCTTCAACCTCTACGTCGGCTTCGAGATCCTCCTCACGGCCAGCTACGTCCTCATGACCCTCGGCGGGACGGCGCCGCGCATCCGCGCGGGCGTGACGTACGTCGTCGTGAGCGTGGTGTCCTCGATGCTGTTCCTCATCGCGATCGCCATGATCTACGGGGCCACCGGGACCGTCACGCTCGCGGACCTCGCGGTGAAGCTCGAGTCCGTCGACCCGGCGACGCAGATGGTGCTCCACCTCATGCTGCTCGTGGCCTTCGGCATCAAGGCCGCCGTCTTCCCGCTCTCCTTCTGGCTCCCGGACTCCTACCCCACGGCGCCCGCGCCCGTCACCGCGGTCTTCGCCGGCCTGCTGACGAAGGTGGGCGTGTACGCCATGGTCCGGGTGGAGACGCTGCTCTTCCCCGGCGACCGCATCAACACCCTCCTCATGGTGGTGGCCCTCCTGACGATGATCGTGGGGATCCTCGGCGCCCTCGCGCAGTCGGACATCAAGAGGCTTCTGTCCTTCACCCTCGTCAGCCACATCGGGTACATGGTGTTCGGGCTGGCCATCTCCTCGCGGATCGGGCTCGGCGCGGCGGTCTACTACGTGGCGCACCACATCACCGTGCAGACGAGCCTGTTCCTCGTCACCGGGCTCATCGAGCGCCGCGGCGGGACCGCGAACGTGGACCGGCTCGGCGGGCTCGCGAAGCTCTCGCCCCTCCTCGGCATCCTCTTCTTCCTGCCGGCCATGAACCTCGCGGGCATCCCGCCCTTCTCGGGGTTCCTCGGCAAGCTCGGGCTCATCCAGGCCGGGGTGGAGCTGGGGACGCCGCTCGCCTACGTGCTGGTGGCCGGGGGAGTGCTCACGAGCCTGCTCACGCTCCTGGTCATGGCCCGGGTGTGGAACCGGGCGTTCTGGCGCAGCCCGGCCGACGCGGAGGACCCGGACCCCATCCTGCTCGCCAGCAAGGCCGACGGCTCCAGTGTGGGGACGTCCCGCCACGTGACGGGTGAGGACACCGGTCGGTTCGCGGGCAAGGACCCCGTGACCCTGCTGCCCGGCACCATGACGGGCCCGACCATCGGGCTCGTGGCGCTGGGCCTCGCCCTGACGGTCCTCGCCGGTCCGCTCTTCACGCTCAGCGACAACGCGGCGCAGGAGATGCTCGACCGCACCCCGTACATCGAGGCAGTGCTCGGAGCGGGGGCCGACGAATGA
- a CDS encoding Na+/H+ antiporter subunit A, with protein MLTVLISMFALALGAPVLFSRLGRSAFFVLAAAPAAAFVWLLVELPGVLAADQAAPTGAPGGPPSLVLPWIPTLQLELAFRLDALAAVLCILILGVGALVLFYCARYFKSDDPDVGAFGAQLLAFAAAMFGLVIADDLILMFIFWELTTILSYLLIGYSRHRLSARRSALQALVITTFGGLAMLVGLVMLGEEAGTYRISEILADAGDLAARGTLVDVAIALVLVGAVTKSALVPFHFWLPAAMAAPTPVSAYLHAAAMVKAGVFLVARFAPGFSETAFWHPLIFVLGMATMLLGGWRALRQFDLKLVLAYGTVSQLGFLTMVVGLGGQDGAVAGLGLLLAHGFFKATLFLVVGIIDHQSGTRDLRVLSGVGSTSPVLFAVALVAAGSMAGVPSLFGFVAKESVFEALVHRAEGGLAGTLLLGGMVLGSILTFAYSARFVWGGFALKHGKPRTDFRRVRASFVLAPAVLAVASVVFGLWPAPLDGVVQPYAALYAPDGETPHLALWHGVGLPLLLSAVTLGAGAALYLARRPLERLQDRLPPVREAEAVYRSVIGVLDDVAVWITGRTQRGSLSFYLFVILTTAVVTPLTALIVFDAPLPASFRIAQSPAQIVVAGAIIVGIAAALRSAKRFMAVLMVGITGYGMAILFALHGAPDLALTQMLVETIVLVAFVLALRSLPARLWNRAESRHRLLRAGLGIAFGGIMAVIAMSAMASRNAAPISLAYPEMAYDEGGGANAVNVLLVDIRAWDTLGEITVLAIAATGIASLIFIRGRGDKRRRADGVEDGSVDRGQELLDAGGRSGAALALAARFADAPRDPWLVAGRTLAPERRSIVFEVVTRLLFHTVIVLSVYLLIAGHNLPGGGFAGGLVAGIALAVRYLAGGRFELAEASPVSAGALLGTGLAIVSLTAAAPLLFGGAVLESYILEFWLPVIGDVKFVTSTIFDIGVYIIVVGLVLDVLRSLGSEIDERSEADDPVEEDTGVDALVPPAVEGVQP; from the coding sequence ATGCTCACCGTGCTCATTTCGATGTTCGCGCTGGCACTCGGAGCGCCCGTTCTCTTCTCGAGGCTCGGCAGATCTGCCTTCTTCGTCCTTGCAGCAGCACCCGCGGCGGCGTTCGTGTGGCTCCTCGTCGAACTCCCGGGTGTCCTCGCCGCCGATCAGGCCGCGCCCACGGGCGCACCCGGCGGACCGCCGTCGCTCGTCCTCCCCTGGATCCCCACGCTGCAGCTCGAGCTCGCCTTCCGGCTCGATGCGCTGGCGGCCGTGCTGTGCATCCTGATCCTCGGCGTCGGGGCCCTCGTGCTCTTCTACTGCGCGCGGTACTTCAAGAGCGACGACCCCGACGTGGGCGCCTTCGGGGCGCAGCTCCTGGCCTTCGCTGCCGCGATGTTCGGGCTGGTCATCGCCGATGACCTGATCCTCATGTTCATCTTCTGGGAACTGACCACCATCCTCTCCTACCTGCTCATCGGGTACTCGCGGCACCGTCTCTCGGCCCGCCGGTCGGCCCTGCAGGCCCTCGTCATCACGACGTTCGGCGGTCTCGCGATGCTCGTGGGCCTGGTCATGCTGGGCGAGGAGGCCGGCACCTACCGCATCTCGGAGATCCTCGCGGACGCCGGGGACCTGGCCGCCCGCGGGACGCTGGTCGACGTCGCGATCGCCCTCGTGCTGGTCGGAGCCGTCACCAAGTCGGCGCTCGTCCCGTTCCACTTCTGGCTGCCCGCCGCGATGGCCGCACCGACGCCCGTCAGCGCGTACCTCCACGCCGCCGCCATGGTCAAGGCCGGCGTCTTCCTCGTGGCACGCTTCGCGCCCGGCTTCAGCGAGACGGCCTTCTGGCACCCCCTGATCTTCGTCCTCGGCATGGCGACGATGCTGCTCGGCGGGTGGCGGGCGCTCCGGCAGTTCGACCTCAAGCTCGTCCTTGCGTACGGGACCGTGAGCCAGCTCGGCTTCCTCACCATGGTGGTGGGGCTCGGCGGCCAGGACGGCGCGGTGGCGGGACTCGGCCTGCTGCTCGCCCACGGCTTCTTCAAGGCGACGCTCTTCCTGGTGGTCGGCATCATCGACCACCAGTCGGGTACGCGCGACCTCCGCGTCCTGTCCGGTGTGGGATCCACCTCGCCCGTGCTCTTCGCCGTCGCCCTCGTGGCTGCCGGCTCCATGGCGGGCGTACCGTCGCTGTTCGGCTTCGTCGCCAAGGAATCGGTGTTCGAGGCGCTCGTGCACCGGGCCGAGGGCGGCCTCGCGGGCACCCTGCTGCTCGGCGGGATGGTGCTCGGCTCCATCCTCACCTTCGCCTACAGTGCACGCTTCGTCTGGGGTGGCTTCGCGCTCAAGCACGGGAAGCCACGGACGGACTTCAGGCGCGTGCGCGCCTCCTTCGTGCTGGCGCCCGCCGTGCTCGCCGTCGCCTCCGTGGTGTTCGGCCTCTGGCCCGCACCGCTCGACGGTGTCGTCCAGCCCTACGCCGCGCTCTACGCGCCCGACGGGGAGACACCGCACCTGGCCCTGTGGCACGGGGTCGGGCTCCCGCTGCTGCTCTCGGCCGTCACCCTCGGGGCCGGCGCAGCCCTGTACCTGGCACGCCGGCCCCTCGAGCGGCTGCAGGACCGGCTGCCCCCGGTACGCGAGGCGGAGGCGGTCTACCGCTCCGTGATCGGGGTGCTCGACGACGTCGCGGTGTGGATCACCGGGCGTACGCAGCGTGGCTCCCTGTCGTTCTACCTCTTCGTCATCCTCACCACGGCCGTCGTGACGCCCCTGACCGCGCTGATCGTCTTCGACGCCCCGCTGCCCGCAAGCTTCCGCATCGCGCAGTCCCCGGCGCAGATCGTGGTGGCGGGCGCGATCATCGTGGGCATCGCCGCCGCCCTCAGGTCGGCCAAGCGCTTCATGGCGGTGCTGATGGTCGGGATCACCGGCTACGGCATGGCCATCCTGTTCGCCCTGCACGGGGCGCCCGACCTCGCGCTCACGCAGATGCTCGTCGAGACGATCGTCCTGGTGGCCTTCGTGCTCGCGCTGCGTTCCCTGCCGGCCCGGCTGTGGAACCGCGCCGAGAGCCGGCACCGCCTGCTGCGTGCAGGGCTCGGGATCGCGTTCGGCGGCATCATGGCCGTGATCGCGATGTCCGCGATGGCCTCCCGGAACGCCGCCCCCATCTCGCTCGCCTACCCTGAGATGGCCTACGACGAGGGCGGCGGCGCCAACGCGGTCAACGTGCTGCTCGTGGACATCCGCGCGTGGGACACGCTCGGCGAGATCACCGTGCTCGCCATCGCCGCGACCGGCATCGCGAGCCTCATCTTCATCCGGGGCCGCGGCGACAAGCGACGCCGCGCCGACGGCGTCGAGGACGGCTCGGTGGACCGGGGGCAGGAGCTCCTCGACGCCGGCGGCCGCTCGGGTGCCGCGCTCGCGCTCGCCGCCCGCTTCGCCGATGCCCCACGCGACCCGTGGCTCGTCGCCGGGCGGACCCTCGCCCCCGAGCGACGGTCGATCGTCTTCGAGGTCGTCACGCGCCTGCTCTTCCACACCGTCATCGTGCTCTCCGTCTACCTGCTCATCGCGGGCCACAACCTGCCGGGCGGGGGTTTCGCCGGGGGACTCGTGGCGGGGATCGCCCTGGCCGTCCGCTACCTCGCGGGAGGCCGGTTCGAACTCGCCGAGGCGAGCCCGGTGAGTGCCGGGGCCCTCCTCGGGACGGGACTCGCGATCGTGTCCCTGACGGCCGCGGCGCCGCTCCTGTTCGGCGGCGCCGTCCTCGAGAGCTACATCCTCGAATTCTGGCTGCCCGTGATCGGCGACGTGAAGTTCGTGACGTCCACCATCTTCGACATCGGCGTGTACATCATCGTCGTCGGACTGGTCCTCGACGTGCTCCGGAGCCTCGGCTCGGAGATCGACGAACGCAGCGAGGCGGACGATCCCGTCGAGGAGGACACCGGCGTCGACGCCCTCGTGCCGCCCGCCGTCGAAGGAGTGCAGCCATGA
- the panD gene encoding aspartate 1-decarboxylase, with protein MNRTMFKSKIHRATVTHANLHYVGSVTVDLDLLDAADILPGELVSIVDITNGARLETYTIAGERGSGVIGINGAAAHLVQRGDLVILITYAQMTTEEARAFLPTVVHVDAGNRIVELGSDPAEAVTGGVERPPFALDNSTVS; from the coding sequence ATGAATCGCACAATGTTCAAGTCGAAGATCCACCGCGCCACGGTCACCCACGCCAACCTGCACTACGTCGGTTCCGTGACCGTGGACCTCGACCTGCTCGACGCCGCGGACATCCTGCCCGGCGAGCTCGTCTCGATCGTCGACATCACGAACGGCGCCCGGCTCGAGACGTACACCATCGCCGGCGAGCGCGGATCGGGTGTGATCGGCATCAACGGGGCCGCCGCGCACCTCGTCCAGCGCGGCGACCTCGTCATCCTCATCACGTACGCGCAGATGACCACGGAGGAAGCCCGCGCGTTCCTCCCCACCGTCGTCCACGTCGACGCCGGCAACCGGATCGTGGAGCTCGGCTCCGACCCCGCGGAAGCGGTCACCGGCGGCGTCGAACGCCCTCCCTTCGCGCTGGACAACTCCACCGTCTCCTGA
- a CDS encoding protealysin inhibitor emfourin, with protein MRIEVTRSGGFGGLTRTWTLEVSRTEAEQRWLPLARAEAADDAGVQPAAAGQTQAGAPSGTPAGTEAGTRTGTLADAPREGSRQRDRFTYRITIGYTEVHLSESQLEDPWRELIERARAAAAADPGKPEELL; from the coding sequence GTGAGGATCGAGGTCACGCGGTCGGGCGGCTTCGGTGGCCTCACCAGGACGTGGACCCTCGAGGTCAGCCGGACGGAGGCCGAGCAGCGGTGGCTGCCGCTGGCGCGGGCCGAGGCGGCCGACGACGCGGGCGTGCAGCCTGCAGCCGCCGGGCAGACGCAGGCCGGCGCTCCGAGCGGCACTCCAGCGGGCACTGAGGCCGGGACCCGGACCGGAACCCTGGCCGACGCACCGCGGGAAGGCAGCCGGCAGCGGGACCGCTTCACCTACCGGATCACGATCGGCTACACGGAGGTGCACCTCTCCGAGAGCCAGCTGGAGGATCCGTGGCGGGAACTGATCGAGCGCGCGCGGGCCGCTGCGGCGGCGGATCCCGGCAAGCCGGAAGAACTGTTGTAA
- the dcd gene encoding dCTP deaminase, with the protein MLISDRDIRAELDAGRIVLDPPDPAMVQPSSVDVRIDRYFRLFDNHKYAHIDPAEDQPDLTRLVEVAPDEPFILHPGEFVLGSTYETVTLPDDIAARLEGKSSLGRLGLLTHSTAGFIDPGFSGHVTLELSNMATLPIKLWPGSKIGQLCFFKLTSPAEHPYGSGEYGNRYQGQRGPTASRSHLNFHRTAI; encoded by the coding sequence GTGCTGATCTCAGACCGCGACATCCGGGCAGAACTCGACGCCGGGCGGATCGTCCTCGACCCGCCCGATCCCGCGATGGTGCAGCCCTCCAGCGTCGACGTCCGCATCGACCGCTACTTCCGGTTGTTCGACAACCACAAGTACGCGCACATCGACCCCGCCGAGGACCAGCCGGACCTCACGCGACTGGTGGAGGTGGCCCCCGACGAGCCGTTCATCCTGCACCCCGGTGAGTTCGTCCTCGGCTCCACCTACGAGACCGTGACGCTGCCCGACGACATCGCCGCGCGCCTGGAGGGGAAGTCGTCCCTGGGCCGCCTCGGGCTCCTCACCCACTCCACCGCGGGGTTCATCGATCCCGGGTTCTCGGGCCACGTGACCCTCGAGCTGTCCAACATGGCCACCCTGCCGATCAAGCTGTGGCCGGGGTCGAAGATCGGGCAGCTGTGCTTCTTCAAGCTCACCTCACCCGCCGAGCACCCCTACGGCTCGGGCGAGTACGGCAACCGGTACCAGGGCCAGCGGGGCCCGACGGCCTCGCGCAGCCACCTGAACTTCCACCGCACCGCGATCTAG
- a CDS encoding Na(+)/H(+) antiporter subunit C codes for MTVDITLIVLMAVFFAAGIYLLLERSLTRVLLGLILLGNGANILLLAMSGGGGKSPLYVAGTPAEDYTDSLPQALILTAIVITFAVTAFMLGIIYRSWVLGREDDVQDDPEDRRVADQPSYDYEDDADIAADTTEFSDPDPASDDPGAPDPAGARADRTGDTR; via the coding sequence ATGACCGTCGACATCACCCTGATCGTGCTCATGGCCGTCTTCTTCGCCGCCGGGATCTACCTGCTGCTCGAGCGCAGCCTCACCCGGGTGCTGCTCGGCCTGATCCTGCTCGGCAACGGCGCGAACATCCTCCTCCTCGCGATGAGCGGGGGAGGCGGGAAGTCACCGCTCTACGTCGCCGGGACGCCCGCGGAGGACTACACCGACAGCCTGCCGCAGGCGCTGATCCTCACCGCGATCGTCATCACGTTCGCCGTCACGGCGTTCATGCTCGGCATCATCTACCGCTCCTGGGTGCTCGGGCGCGAGGACGACGTCCAGGACGATCCCGAGGACCGCCGCGTCGCGGACCAGCCCAGCTACGACTACGAGGACGACGCCGACATCGCCGCCGACACCACCGAATTCTCCGACCCCGATCCCGCCTCCGACGATCCCGGCGCACCCGATCCCGCGGGAGCCCGCGCCGACCGGACGGGGGACACCCGATGA
- a CDS encoding MFS transporter: MSTHQQLPPPAEAPAPPPVVGSGRIFSKPVLAWASWDWGSAAFNAVMTTFVFTVYLTSEAFGGEERASQVLGWGLAVAGLLIALLAPVTGQRSDSGGRRKLWLGVNSGIVAVLTALCFFVFPSPEMLILGVALIAAANIFFEFAGVNYNAMLTQISTPSTIGRVSGFGWAMGYVGGIVALVVVLVVFIQPVIDWPGASGEDGLNIRLVAVFSALWFAAFAVPVMIAVPEVPRRARAAQLGFLASYGLLVRRVKAIYRDSPHTIFFLLASAIFRDGLAAVFTFGGILAAGAFGFSPSMVIVFAIAANVIAAAGAVIGGFLDDRVGPKRVIIGALVGLLVAGTAILALGTGTYSFFGIQWTSDTTFWVFGLLLTLFVGPAQASSRAYLARLAPVGDEGELFGLYATTGRAVSFLAPTLFALCIGIFGSQLYGVIGILVVLLAGLLVLLPVKPPARVTRAVVPEA; encoded by the coding sequence ATGAGTACGCACCAGCAGCTTCCGCCGCCCGCGGAGGCCCCTGCACCGCCCCCGGTCGTGGGCTCCGGCCGCATCTTCAGCAAGCCAGTGCTCGCATGGGCGTCCTGGGACTGGGGGTCGGCGGCGTTCAACGCCGTCATGACGACGTTCGTGTTCACGGTCTACCTCACCTCCGAGGCGTTCGGCGGCGAGGAACGGGCCTCGCAGGTGCTCGGTTGGGGCCTCGCCGTGGCAGGCCTGCTGATCGCCCTCCTCGCGCCCGTCACCGGCCAGCGCTCCGACAGCGGCGGTCGCCGGAAGCTCTGGCTCGGCGTGAACAGCGGCATCGTCGCCGTCCTGACGGCCCTGTGCTTCTTCGTGTTCCCCAGCCCGGAGATGCTGATCCTCGGCGTCGCGCTGATCGCCGCCGCGAACATCTTCTTCGAGTTCGCCGGCGTGAACTACAACGCGATGCTGACCCAGATCTCCACGCCGTCCACCATCGGCCGCGTCAGCGGCTTCGGCTGGGCGATGGGCTACGTGGGCGGCATCGTGGCCCTTGTCGTGGTCCTCGTGGTGTTCATCCAGCCGGTGATCGACTGGCCCGGGGCCTCGGGCGAGGACGGGCTGAACATCCGCCTCGTCGCCGTGTTCTCGGCCCTGTGGTTCGCGGCGTTCGCGGTACCCGTGATGATCGCGGTACCGGAGGTCCCCCGCCGTGCCCGGGCCGCGCAACTGGGCTTCCTCGCGTCCTACGGCCTGCTGGTGCGGCGCGTGAAGGCCATCTACCGCGACAGCCCGCACACCATCTTCTTCCTGCTCGCCAGCGCCATCTTCCGTGACGGACTCGCGGCCGTCTTCACCTTCGGCGGCATCCTCGCCGCCGGCGCCTTCGGCTTCTCGCCCAGCATGGTGATCGTCTTCGCCATCGCCGCCAATGTCATCGCCGCCGCCGGCGCGGTCATCGGCGGGTTCCTCGACGACCGCGTCGGCCCCAAGCGCGTCATCATCGGGGCCCTCGTGGGCCTCCTGGTCGCGGGGACGGCGATCCTGGCCCTGGGCACCGGGACATATTCCTTCTTCGGCATCCAGTGGACCTCGGATACCACGTTCTGGGTCTTCGGCCTGCTGCTGACACTCTTCGTCGGCCCGGCCCAGGCGTCGTCGCGCGCCTACCTCGCCCGTCTCGCCCCCGTGGGTGACGAGGGCGAGCTGTTCGGGCTGTATGCGACGACGGGGCGGGCGGTGAGCTTCCTCGCCCCGACCCTCTTCGCGCTGTGCATCGGCATCTTCGGCTCGCAGCTCTACGGCGTGATCGGGATCCTCGTGGTGCTGCTCGCCGGGCTCCTCGTGCTGCTCCCGGTCAAGCCGCCCGCCCGCGTGACGCGCGCCGTGGTGCCGGAGGCCTGA
- a CDS encoding M4 family metallopeptidase, with amino-acid sequence MQRIHCSIIPPHLLTRLAAVRDGRLAVASEAARHALLELPPVLQVREQALRAPVRHGSALPGTLVRRISDAGGREELPGVLVRPEGGPATGDAAVDEAYEGLGATYRLFDEEYGRSSVDGAGRPLEATVHYGSHYDNAFWDGERMVFGDGDGEVFGRFTASLTVISHELTHGFTQYSTNLEYQGQSGALNESLSDVFGVLVEQRELGQDAAAASWLVGAGIFTAAVEGTALRSLAAPGTAYDDDVLGRDPQPATMADYVVTASDNGGVHINSGIPNHAFYLVATGLGGRAWEGAGRIWYDAVLSGSIPPDCDFSTFARATGEAAEKRFGPGSAEAGAVTDAWAQVGVLP; translated from the coding sequence ATGCAGCGAATCCACTGCAGCATCATCCCGCCCCATCTGCTCACCCGCCTCGCGGCCGTCCGGGACGGGCGGCTGGCCGTCGCGTCCGAGGCGGCCCGCCACGCGTTGCTGGAGCTCCCGCCCGTGCTCCAGGTCCGGGAGCAGGCACTGCGCGCACCGGTGCGGCACGGCTCCGCCCTTCCGGGGACACTGGTCCGCAGGATCTCCGACGCCGGCGGCCGCGAGGAGCTCCCCGGTGTCCTCGTGCGCCCGGAGGGAGGCCCGGCGACGGGCGATGCCGCGGTGGACGAGGCGTACGAGGGGCTCGGCGCCACGTACCGGCTGTTCGACGAGGAGTACGGGCGCTCGTCGGTCGACGGCGCCGGCAGGCCGCTCGAGGCGACCGTGCACTACGGGTCCCACTACGACAACGCCTTCTGGGACGGCGAGCGCATGGTCTTCGGCGACGGCGACGGCGAGGTCTTCGGACGTTTCACGGCGTCCCTGACCGTGATCAGCCACGAACTCACGCACGGGTTCACGCAGTACTCCACCAATCTGGAGTACCAGGGGCAGTCGGGCGCGCTCAACGAGTCGCTCTCGGACGTCTTCGGCGTCCTCGTGGAGCAGCGCGAGCTCGGCCAGGACGCCGCCGCCGCCTCCTGGCTCGTGGGGGCGGGCATCTTCACCGCGGCGGTGGAGGGGACGGCGCTGCGGTCGCTCGCGGCGCCGGGCACGGCCTACGACGACGACGTCCTCGGCAGGGACCCCCAGCCGGCCACCATGGCCGACTACGTCGTGACCGCCTCGGACAACGGCGGCGTGCACATCAACTCCGGCATCCCCAACCACGCCTTCTACCTCGTGGCCACGGGCCTCGGCGGCCGGGCGTGGGAGGGCGCAGGCCGCATCTGGTACGACGCCGTCCTGAGCGGCAGCATCCCGCCGGACTGCGACTTCAGCACCTTCGCCCGGGCCACCGGCGAGGCGGCGGAGAAGCGCTTCGGCCCAGGCAGCGCCGAGGCCGGGGCGGTGACGGACGCCTGGGCGCAGGTCGGCGTGCTGCCGTGA